GACAAAATGGGACTCAATAAACTTGATATGCATTATCTAAGATTTTTATTCAACACTTCAGGCCCTGTTGGAATTGACACTATATCTATTGCGCTATCTGAGGATGTTGGCAATATTGAAGAAACAGTAGAACCTTATTTAATCAAAATTAGTTTTGTAAAGCGCACACCAAGAGGACGCGTTCTAACCGACCAAGCAAAGGAGTATTTGAGCTTTCAACATTAAACATCATAATTTATATTGACTAATTAGCATGGTATCTATATACTAACATTTATATATCAAGAATAATGGAGGTGGTATGAATAGTTATTGCTCGGTTGGAAGCATGAGAAGATAATAACTTCTCAGAGTGGATAGGTGGCAGATTGAACATTTTTTTGAGGCCCTTTCTGCTTTTTGCAGTATATAGGAAAAAGACCTCGTAAAGGAGATTAATTGCCCCTGCCACCGAAAACCATCGTGCGGCCTATAAAATTTAGTGACCGCGTATAGGAGAATGGACCAACCGGTAATATTCTACTCTGATATGTTGTAGTATTCAATAAGAGGAAAAATTTATGCGTTATATAGGTGTTGATTTACACACTAATAGTTTTACTGTTTGTTATTTAGAACAGGAAAAACCAGAGTATATTAAAACATTTCGCTTACAGGATTTAGATAATTTTATTAAAGATCTTCAAGAAACAGATGAAGTAGCTTTTGAGGCAACAGGTAATAGCTGTTTCTTCTATGATGAAGTGTCACCTTACGTTAAGCGTGCGGTAATAATTGCTCCCGGACAGTTTGAAATTGTTCGCCGTTCTGTGAACAAAACAGACAAACACGATGCAAGAGCTATTGCTTTTTTTCTAAGCAAAGATATGCTACCTGAAGCGAAATGCAAAAGCAAACAATGCCAACAGTTAGCTTCTCTTCTTAAAACAAGAGATCAGTTAGTAAAATCACGGGTATCTTTAATCAATAAAATGCATGGTCTTTTTAATTACCACGGGATCAAGATTAAAAAGGAAGTACTTACAACTAAAGTGGGATTTGAGCGTTCTATTCAGAAGCATAATTGGGAGCTTTTAGAAAAGGTCGAAATTGAAGTGATTAACAGTAATCTGGAAGTCATTCGAGAAAGTCTCAAAAAACTTGAAAAGGAAATTATAGCTTTTGCTAAACAACTTCCAGGATTTAATGGTCTCATCAGCATTAAAGGTATTGGTGCAATTTCTGCAGCAGTTTTTGTTGCAACAATTGGTGATATTAACAATTTTAGTAATCCTGAAAAACTTACAGCTTATTTTGGAGTTGTACCGCGAGTTTCTCAATCTAATCAACAGTGTACAATTGGAAGGATTACCAAACGTGGACCAAAAATAGGACGTACTTCTTTAGTGCAGTGTACTTGGATTGCTATACGTTATAGCCCTTATTTGAGAAGTTTTTACGAGCATGTGAAAAAAAAGCGTGGTGCTGCTAAGGCTATTATTGCAACTGCTAGGAAGTTTCTAACAACTATTTTCTATACTCTTAAAAACAACTGGGTTTTCAAAGATTTTACAAAATTTGAATTTTTTACTGGACAGCAATCATAGGAGAATTAAATATGTGAAGCTCTAGGCTCTGTGGACAAAAAATATGAAGAGGGAGAAAAAAAGTGGTAGTTTAACCAAATGAACATAAAAATGGAGAAACTACCGAATGGAATATTATATAAAAGAAAGAAATTGGAAACAAATTTTAGAATTCATAAAAGGCATAAAAGGAATGCATAGTAAAGACGAAAAACGTTTAAGAATATTCATAGAAGCAGTGTGGTATATGGCGCGAAGTGGTTGCCAATGGCGACTTTTGCCGAAAATCTATGGCAATTACAGAAGTATACACAAACGATTTAAGAGATGGTGCGAAAGGGGTATTTGGAAAAATTTATTGGAGTACACAAAACAAGAGCCAGATTTAGAAGCCGTCATAATCGACGGTACGATCATTAGAGCCCATCCATGTTCAGCTGGATATACAAAAGATTCGAAGGATCAAGAGGCTTTAGGGCGAAGTAAAGGTGGCTTTACGACTAAAATTCATGCACTTGTTGATGCATTGGGAAATCCTTTAAAATTTATACTTACTCCTGGCCAGAGGAATG
The sequence above is drawn from the Blattabacteriaceae bacterium genome and encodes:
- a CDS encoding Holliday junction DNA helicase RuvB C-terminal domain-containing protein encodes the protein DKMGLNKLDMHYLRFLFNTSGPVGIDTISIALSEDVGNIEETVEPYLIKISFVKRTPRGRVLTDQAKEYLSFQH
- a CDS encoding IS5 family transposase; translation: MEYYIKERNWKQILEFIKGIKGMHSKDEKRLRIFIEAVWYMARSGCQWRLLPKIYGNYRSIHKRFKRWCERGIWKNLLEYTKQEPDLEAVIIDGTIIRAHPCSAGYTKDSKDQEALGRSKGGFTTKIHALVDALGNPLKFILTPGQRNEITQAEVLTKNVYNSIVVADKGYDSNAFVVSLENRKCEIVIPSKRNRKVQRYYDEHIYKERHLIECFFGKIKNFRRIFSRFDKTAEVYMGFLNFVGALIWLL
- a CDS encoding IS110 family transposase, with amino-acid sequence MRYIGVDLHTNSFTVCYLEQEKPEYIKTFRLQDLDNFIKDLQETDEVAFEATGNSCFFYDEVSPYVKRAVIIAPGQFEIVRRSVNKTDKHDARAIAFFLSKDMLPEAKCKSKQCQQLASLLKTRDQLVKSRVSLINKMHGLFNYHGIKIKKEVLTTKVGFERSIQKHNWELLEKVEIEVINSNLEVIRESLKKLEKEIIAFAKQLPGFNGLISIKGIGAISAAVFVATIGDINNFSNPEKLTAYFGVVPRVSQSNQQCTIGRITKRGPKIGRTSLVQCTWIAIRYSPYLRSFYEHVKKKRGAAKAIIATARKFLTTIFYTLKNNWVFKDFTKFEFFTGQQS